One window of the Salvia splendens isolate huo1 chromosome 1, SspV2, whole genome shotgun sequence genome contains the following:
- the LOC121742219 gene encoding ras-related protein Rab7-like, with product MPSRRRALLKVIILGDSGVGKTSLMNQYVNKKFSNQYKATIGADFLTKEVQFEDRLFTLQIWDTAGQERFQSLGVAFYRGADCCVLVYDVNVMKSFDNLNNWREEFLIQASPTDPENFPFVVIGNKTDVEGGNSRVVSEKKARAWCASKGNIPYFETSAKEGTNVEEAFQVIAKNALTTGEEEEIYLPDTIDVGSSAQQRSTGCEC from the exons TGGGCAAGACCTCATTGATGAATCA ATATGTAAACAAGAAGTTTAGCAACCAATACAAGGCGACAATTGGGGCAGATTTCTTGACAAAGGAAGTGCAGTTTGAGGATCGGCTCTTCACTTTACAG ATATGGGATACAGCTGGACAAGAAAGATTTCAAAGTCTCGGGGTTGCTTTCTACCGTGGTGCTGATTGTTGTGTGCTTGTCTATGATGTGAATGTCATGAAATCATTTGACAATCTCAATAATTGGAGGGAAGAGTTCTTGATTCAG GCTAGTCCAACCGATCCTGAAAATTTTCCATTTGTGGTGATTGGCAACAAGACTGATGTGGAAGGTGGAAATAGTAGAGTG GTATCTGAGAAAAAGGCTCGGGCTTGGTGTGCCTCTAAAGGAAATATTCCTTACTTTGAGACTTCTGCCAAGGAAGGCACCAATGTTGAAGAAGCTTTTCAGGTTATTGCAAAGAATGCCTTGACGACtggagaagaggaagaaat ATACCTGCCGGACACAATTGATGTTGGTAGCAGCGCCCAACAAAGGTCAACTGGATGCGAATGTTGA